In one Natronomonas pharaonis DSM 2160 genomic region, the following are encoded:
- a CDS encoding acyl-CoA dehydrogenase family protein, producing the protein MLDYLGLESDLDEEERLIQETARDFVEDNVAPDIGQHWIDGTFPTDLIPKMGELGFYAPNLEGYGSPNVSETAYGLLMQELEACDSGLRSMASVQGALVMYPIHAYGSEAQKEEWLPALGQGEAVGCFGLTEPEHGSNPTAMETQAEKDGDEYVLNGSKTWITNSPIADVAVVWARDTSADDTPVRGFLVETDRDGVTTNKIDEKLSLRASITGEIGLQNVRVPETNVLPEVEGMKGPLSCLTQARYGIAWGAIGAARDCFETAREYATDREQFGTPIGQFQLQQDKLAEMATQISLAQLLAHRLAELKERGDMRPQHVSMSKRNNVRMARNQSRIAREMLGGNGITADYSPMRHMANLETVYTYEGTHDIHTLILGEDLTGLQAYQ; encoded by the coding sequence ATGCTTGACTACCTCGGTCTCGAGAGCGATCTCGATGAAGAAGAGCGGCTCATACAGGAAACAGCCCGGGATTTCGTCGAAGACAACGTTGCGCCGGACATCGGTCAACACTGGATCGACGGCACGTTCCCGACGGACCTCATCCCCAAGATGGGCGAGCTCGGATTCTACGCCCCCAACCTCGAAGGCTATGGGTCACCGAACGTGAGCGAGACGGCCTACGGCCTACTGATGCAGGAACTCGAAGCCTGCGATTCCGGCCTTCGCTCGATGGCCTCCGTTCAGGGCGCACTCGTGATGTACCCCATTCACGCATACGGCTCTGAAGCACAAAAAGAAGAATGGCTCCCCGCGCTCGGACAGGGGGAAGCGGTCGGCTGCTTCGGTCTCACCGAACCGGAACACGGCTCGAACCCCACCGCAATGGAGACGCAAGCCGAGAAAGACGGCGACGAGTACGTGCTGAACGGCTCAAAAACCTGGATTACCAATTCGCCAATCGCCGACGTGGCCGTCGTCTGGGCGCGAGATACATCGGCAGATGACACACCAGTCCGAGGGTTCCTCGTCGAGACCGACCGCGATGGCGTCACGACAAACAAAATCGACGAGAAGCTGTCGTTGCGGGCCTCAATTACGGGAGAGATCGGCCTCCAGAACGTGCGAGTCCCCGAGACGAACGTGCTACCCGAGGTCGAGGGAATGAAAGGCCCGCTGTCGTGTCTCACGCAGGCTCGGTACGGCATCGCGTGGGGTGCGATCGGCGCCGCCCGCGACTGCTTCGAGACGGCCCGAGAGTATGCAACCGACCGCGAGCAGTTCGGCACCCCTATCGGCCAGTTCCAGCTGCAGCAGGACAAGCTCGCCGAGATGGCAACCCAGATATCGCTGGCACAACTGCTTGCACACCGGCTGGCGGAACTCAAAGAGCGCGGCGACATGCGACCCCAGCACGTCTCGATGTCGAAGCGTAACAACGTCCGGATGGCTCGAAACCAATCCCGTATCGCGCGCGAGATGCTGGGCGGCAACGGTATCACCGCCGACTACTCGCCGATGCGCCACATGGCCAACCTCGAAACCGTCTACACCTACGAAGGAACCCACGACATCCACACGCTGATCCTCGGTGAGGACCTCACCGGGCTCCAGGCGTATCAGTAA